In Thermospira aquatica, the following proteins share a genomic window:
- a CDS encoding TIGR02556 family CRISPR-associated protein, which yields MLSTIKDIGKLVADTQAANTIEENIEGKILFVNLDTVKLEYTGIEILEYTGIEIEDFDSDKRDYYLYKAGASKGNAPAPICPITEVEKTYKKIESWLKQCNQKIESWLKQCNQKIESWLKQCNQTKDPLINHAVGILSQKNFYALYLQMSLILYLQMSLINHAVGILSQRREDITSVLDKKIKDLPKKKGEGRFLSLKINKKYLGEYDILKNCLINLSEEKLKRSAGSGVCSLCGLSDKEVSGKTNVFKFYTIDKPGFITGGFKEALAWKNFPVCGECRALLENGKEFLKKKLNFKFYGLNYYLIPRLLIGSKEIWEEILNIMSETPKTISPEEKIKKRITNDENEILEYLSEKKDVLTLNFLFLKEEQSAERILLLIEDVFPSRIRKIFDAKNEVDELFNKNSDEKFTFGTIRTFFSKSSEGKSENDLDKYFLDIIDSVFKGKRIDFNLLVKFYMATIRREVINEGYFTFRVKDALMNIKFFENLGIITFEEVENMEESRLNSIFNRFGKSLKTPAKKGIFLLGVLTQWLLNKQWAERNARPFMKKLKGLRMDEKDIKALLPEVQNKLEEYDSFDQGKRLIASEASTYLLEAGDNWKMSVDEINFYFACGMNIAEDVSDIVYPNNGKKEKEE from the coding sequence ATGCTTTCTACAATAAAAGATATTGGGAAACTGGTAGCAGATACCCAGGCTGCAAACACCATTGAAGAAAACATAGAAGGCAAAATCCTGTTTGTCAATCTTGATACTGTCAAATTAGAATATACAGGAATAGAAATATTAGAATATACAGGAATAGAAATAGAAGACTTTGACTCAGATAAAAGAGACTACTACTTATACAAAGCAGGAGCTTCAAAAGGCAATGCACCTGCTCCAATCTGTCCCATTACAGAGGTAGAAAAAACCTACAAAAAAATAGAGAGTTGGTTAAAACAATGCAATCAAAAAATAGAGAGTTGGTTAAAACAATGCAATCAAAAAATAGAGAGTTGGTTAAAACAATGCAATCAAACAAAAGACCCTTTAATAAACCATGCCGTTGGAATTCTCAGCCAAAAAAACTTTTATGCTCTGTATCTGCAAATGTCTTTAATTCTGTATCTGCAAATGTCTTTAATAAACCATGCCGTTGGAATTCTCAGCCAAAGAAGAGAAGATATTACTTCTGTGTTAGATAAAAAAATAAAAGATTTACCCAAGAAAAAAGGTGAAGGAAGATTCCTTTCTCTCAAGATTAACAAAAAATACCTTGGTGAATATGATATTTTAAAAAATTGCCTTATAAATTTGTCCGAAGAGAAATTAAAAAGGTCAGCAGGTTCAGGTGTATGCTCTCTTTGTGGATTATCTGACAAGGAGGTATCGGGCAAAACAAATGTCTTTAAATTCTATACCATTGATAAACCAGGATTTATTACTGGTGGATTCAAAGAAGCTCTTGCGTGGAAAAATTTTCCTGTATGTGGTGAGTGTAGAGCTTTACTGGAAAATGGAAAAGAATTCCTTAAGAAGAAACTCAACTTCAAATTCTATGGACTAAACTACTATTTGATACCGAGATTGCTCATAGGCAGTAAAGAGATCTGGGAAGAGATTCTTAATATCATGTCAGAAACCCCTAAAACCATCAGTCCAGAGGAAAAAATAAAAAAGAGAATTACGAATGATGAAAACGAAATACTTGAATATCTTTCAGAAAAAAAAGATGTTCTTACTTTGAACTTTCTTTTCCTAAAAGAGGAACAAAGTGCAGAAAGGATTTTATTATTAATTGAAGACGTATTTCCCTCAAGGATAAGAAAAATTTTTGATGCCAAAAATGAAGTTGATGAACTCTTTAATAAGAATTCTGATGAAAAGTTTACTTTTGGCACGATACGAACATTTTTCTCCAAATCAAGTGAAGGTAAGAGTGAAAATGACCTTGACAAATATTTCCTTGATATAATAGATAGTGTCTTTAAAGGAAAGAGGATTGATTTTAATCTCCTTGTAAAATTTTATATGGCCACTATTAGAAGAGAAGTTATCAATGAAGGCTATTTTACTTTCAGAGTAAAAGATGCTTTAATGAACATAAAATTCTTTGAAAATCTTGGTATAATAACCTTCGAGGAGGTAGAGAATATGGAGGAAAGTAGACTTAACAGTATTTTTAATCGTTTTGGAAAATCTTTGAAAACCCCTGCTAAAAAAGGTATTTTTTTATTAGGAGTATTAACTCAATGGCTTCTCAACAAACAATGGGCTGAGAGAAATGCCAGACCCTTCATGAAAAAGCTTAAAGGTTTGAGGATGGATGAAAAGGATATTAAGGCGCTTTTACCAGAAGTGCAGAATAAACTTGAGGAATACGATTCCTTTGACCAGGGTAAAAGACTGATCGCCTCCGAAGCATCAACGTATCTCCTTGAAGCTGGAGACAATTGGAAAATGTCAGTAGATGAAATTAATTTTTACTTTGCTTGTGGTATGAACATTGCTGAAGATGTGTCTGATATTGTTTATCCAAACAACGGAAAAAAAGAAAAGGAGGAATAA
- a CDS encoding CRISPR-associated endonuclease Cas6, whose translation MKYAILTFTLPIAVPPRWAEKLRGFFANRYRNNPLFHNHTDDGKDIYQYPKIQYKVVQGQFTITGICEGADLISEEFVKHKELIIEENIYPVVTSKLEMLDVDFNVVDDFLSYCFLSPWLALNQKNYELYRRGELDLQKVLIANILSDLKGVGIWVNKKIIVKGTFYKKEITLDNQKIIGFMGNFTCNVTIPSFIGTGKRKSIGFGIIVKDTMGEEAKRSNEKFVS comes from the coding sequence ATGAAATACGCGATATTAACCTTCACACTTCCCATAGCTGTTCCTCCAAGATGGGCAGAAAAACTAAGAGGTTTTTTTGCCAATAGATACAGAAACAATCCTCTTTTCCATAATCATACAGACGATGGAAAAGACATTTATCAATATCCTAAAATCCAATACAAGGTTGTTCAAGGTCAATTTACCATAACTGGTATCTGTGAAGGAGCAGACTTAATTTCAGAGGAATTTGTCAAACACAAAGAACTTATCATCGAAGAAAACATTTATCCCGTTGTCACAAGTAAACTCGAAATGTTAGACGTCGATTTCAACGTTGTAGATGATTTCTTGAGTTATTGTTTTCTCAGTCCCTGGCTTGCTCTTAATCAAAAGAATTACGAACTTTACAGGAGAGGGGAGCTCGATCTTCAAAAGGTTTTGATAGCTAACATCCTCTCTGATCTCAAAGGTGTTGGGATATGGGTGAACAAGAAAATCATAGTCAAAGGAACATTTTACAAAAAAGAAATTACGTTAGACAATCAAAAAATTATTGGTTTCATGGGAAACTTTACATGTAATGTAACTATACCTTCTTTTATTGGAACGGGAAAACGTAAGAGTATTGGATTTGGGATCATTGTGAAGGATACCATGGGAGAGGAAGCTAAAAGAAGCAATGAGAAATTTGTAAGCTAA
- a CDS encoding Gfo/Idh/MocA family protein, producing MNNLHLGVLGFSRHFQKRIFPALKNAQNITIKALASHNPEKAEAFVRENKIEKLYDSYESLLEDPDIDFVYIPLPNHLHVEWVKKAAVKGKHVLCEKPLGLTSQEVEECIAIAKKTNTKIMEAFMYKFHPQWIMTKKLIQQGEIGKVLSMHCFFGYFNNDADNIRNKQEYGGGALRDIGCYPISAARFLSEKEPQRVIATMKKDERFKTDVLTSAILDFGDFHGLFTVSTQAFSEQKFFIYGSEGKIEILLPFNPLSDQPATLLVQNASGEKKLEIPPVDQYRLEFEAFATSLIENKDLPFSLEDSLSNQKVIDRLFLSNSQETWSSVI from the coding sequence ATGAACAATCTTCATCTTGGAGTTCTGGGTTTTTCCAGACATTTTCAGAAAAGAATATTTCCCGCCCTGAAGAATGCTCAAAATATCACAATAAAGGCTCTTGCCTCCCACAATCCAGAAAAGGCTGAGGCGTTTGTCCGGGAAAACAAGATTGAAAAGCTCTATGATTCGTATGAATCTCTGCTCGAGGATCCTGACATCGATTTCGTGTATATTCCCTTGCCCAATCACCTCCATGTGGAATGGGTGAAAAAAGCCGCCGTGAAAGGAAAGCATGTTCTCTGTGAAAAACCTCTCGGGTTAACCTCTCAGGAGGTAGAAGAGTGCATAGCCATAGCGAAAAAGACTAACACAAAAATCATGGAAGCTTTTATGTATAAATTTCATCCTCAATGGATAATGACCAAAAAACTTATCCAGCAAGGAGAAATTGGAAAAGTACTTTCTATGCACTGCTTTTTTGGCTATTTTAACAATGATGCTGACAATATCCGCAATAAACAGGAATATGGAGGAGGGGCTTTAAGGGACATCGGGTGTTATCCCATTTCCGCAGCAAGATTTCTATCCGAAAAAGAACCTCAAAGAGTGATAGCAACCATGAAAAAGGATGAACGTTTCAAGACGGATGTTCTTACTTCTGCGATCCTGGATTTTGGGGATTTTCACGGTCTTTTCACCGTAAGCACTCAAGCCTTTTCTGAACAAAAGTTTTTTATTTATGGATCAGAGGGAAAAATTGAGATTCTTTTACCCTTTAATCCCTTGAGTGACCAGCCAGCAACCCTTCTTGTACAGAATGCCTCGGGTGAAAAAAAGTTAGAAATTCCCCCTGTTGATCAGTATAGACTGGAATTTGAAGCCTTTGCCACATCACTCATTGAAAACAAGGATCTGCCCTTTTCTCTCGAAGACTCTCTCTCTAATCAAAAGGTTATCGATCGTCTCTTTCTCTCTAATTCCCAGGAAACATGGAGTTCGGTGATTTAA
- a CDS encoding sugar ABC transporter substrate-binding protein, which produces MKRVFGLVLVLSMVLVSFTFAASKVRIGLSLPTQREERWVRDRIKMREEAKRLGVDLRVQISDNDAAKQVAQCENLIAQGIQVLILAPHDASSASVIVEKAHKAGIPVISYDRLVLDCEVDVYLSFDNVKVGELQGEYITRLVPKGNYVVLAGSPTDNNAKLFREGAMKYIQPLVDKGQIKIVMDQWVKDWQPAEAQKLMEQALTANKNKIDAVLAPNDGTAGGCIQALAAQGLAGKVPITGQDAELAAAIRIVEGTQSMTIFKDTRLLGAKAIELAIKMAKKESIADQINGKVNNNKIDVPSVLLTPYVVDKSNIDKMLIESGYLKRKQVYKKK; this is translated from the coding sequence ATGAAGAGAGTTTTTGGTTTGGTTTTGGTGCTTTCTATGGTATTGGTAAGTTTTACGTTTGCTGCTTCCAAGGTTCGCATTGGTCTTTCATTGCCTACACAGAGAGAAGAGAGATGGGTAAGAGACAGGATCAAAATGCGAGAAGAAGCTAAGAGATTGGGTGTGGATCTGCGTGTTCAGATCTCTGATAATGATGCTGCAAAGCAGGTGGCGCAGTGTGAGAATCTGATTGCGCAGGGCATTCAGGTTTTGATTCTTGCTCCTCATGATGCAAGCAGTGCTTCCGTTATAGTAGAAAAAGCTCATAAAGCTGGTATTCCTGTGATTTCTTATGATCGTCTTGTGTTGGATTGTGAGGTTGATGTGTATCTTTCTTTTGACAATGTGAAGGTTGGAGAGTTGCAGGGTGAGTATATTACCAGACTTGTTCCTAAGGGAAATTATGTGGTTCTGGCCGGTTCTCCTACCGATAACAATGCAAAACTCTTCCGAGAGGGTGCTATGAAGTACATTCAGCCCCTTGTGGACAAAGGACAGATCAAGATCGTTATGGATCAGTGGGTAAAGGATTGGCAGCCTGCAGAAGCTCAGAAGCTTATGGAACAGGCTTTGACAGCTAATAAGAACAAGATTGATGCCGTACTTGCTCCAAATGATGGTACAGCTGGCGGATGTATTCAGGCTCTGGCAGCTCAGGGTTTGGCTGGAAAGGTACCTATTACGGGACAGGATGCAGAGCTTGCAGCAGCTATCCGTATTGTTGAGGGCACACAAAGCATGACAATTTTCAAGGATACTCGTCTTCTTGGTGCAAAAGCTATTGAGCTTGCTATTAAGATGGCTAAAAAAGAAAGTATTGCTGATCAGATTAACGGTAAGGTCAACAACAACAAGATTGATGTTCCTTCAGTATTGTTAACTCCTTATGTTGTTGATAAGTCTAATATAGACAAGATGCTTATCGAGAGTGGTTATCTGAAACGAAAACAGGTTTACAAGAAAAAATAA
- a CDS encoding xylose ABC transporter ATP-binding protein, translating into MEYALEMQNIVKEFPGVRALDGVTFRVKRGEIHALVGENGAGKSTLMKVLSGVYPYGTYEGKIYVDSKEQKFHHIADSEKAGIAIIYQELTLIKQMTIAENIYLGNENVQGGVINWNETYRKTEALLKQVGLPLSPATMVGDLGVGSQQLVEIAKALSKNASILILDEPTAALTETESEKLLDILRQLKAKGVTSIFISHRLPEVLEIADTITVLRDGKTIITDAKEKFDENRLICHMVGREITNVYPRVPHKAGEVVMEVKNWTVYDPSSDKKVCDNVSFQVRRGEILGLGGLMGAGRTELVMSLFGVWGKVVSGEIILGGEKITIRSAEDAIKQGISLLSEDRKRYGLVLGMDVMRNMTLSSLKSFSRYGVLNKNEEIKQSQHYVSKLRVKTPSLEQEVRNLSGGNQQKVIIGKWLLTKPKVLILDEPTRGIDVGAKFEIYNLMNTLIEEGVCVIMISSELPELLGMSDRILVIHEGRITGELDAKEATQESVMYYATGGTGNAPVAC; encoded by the coding sequence ATGGAATATGCATTGGAGATGCAGAATATCGTCAAGGAATTTCCAGGGGTGAGAGCGCTTGATGGTGTTACCTTTAGGGTAAAAAGAGGGGAGATTCATGCGCTGGTTGGGGAAAACGGTGCCGGGAAATCCACCCTTATGAAGGTGTTGAGCGGGGTGTATCCGTATGGTACCTATGAAGGCAAGATTTATGTAGATAGCAAAGAACAAAAATTCCATCATATTGCAGATAGTGAAAAGGCTGGAATTGCTATTATTTATCAGGAATTGACGCTTATCAAACAGATGACGATTGCGGAAAATATTTATCTGGGAAACGAAAATGTCCAGGGGGGAGTGATTAACTGGAACGAAACCTATCGTAAGACAGAGGCGCTTCTCAAACAGGTAGGGCTTCCTCTGAGTCCTGCGACGATGGTTGGTGATCTGGGAGTTGGTTCGCAACAGCTTGTAGAGATTGCCAAAGCACTCTCCAAGAATGCCTCTATTCTTATTCTGGATGAGCCAACAGCTGCTTTAACAGAGACAGAATCTGAAAAACTCCTCGATATTCTCCGTCAGCTTAAGGCAAAAGGGGTCACATCCATTTTTATTTCCCATCGTTTGCCAGAGGTATTAGAAATTGCTGATACCATTACCGTTCTTCGGGATGGTAAAACGATTATTACAGATGCGAAGGAAAAATTTGATGAAAACCGGCTCATCTGTCACATGGTGGGACGAGAGATTACCAATGTTTATCCACGCGTTCCTCATAAGGCTGGAGAGGTAGTGATGGAAGTAAAGAACTGGACAGTATATGATCCCTCTAGCGATAAAAAAGTGTGTGATAATGTGAGTTTTCAGGTGCGACGTGGTGAGATCCTTGGATTGGGTGGACTTATGGGGGCAGGGAGAACCGAGCTGGTCATGAGCCTCTTTGGCGTCTGGGGAAAAGTTGTTTCGGGAGAAATTATTCTTGGTGGAGAAAAAATCACCATTCGTTCGGCGGAAGATGCCATCAAACAGGGGATCAGTTTGCTCTCGGAGGACCGAAAACGGTATGGATTGGTATTAGGGATGGATGTTATGAGGAATATGACACTCTCCAGCCTCAAGAGTTTCTCTCGTTATGGGGTGCTCAACAAAAACGAAGAGATCAAACAAAGCCAGCATTATGTAAGCAAACTCCGTGTGAAGACACCCAGTCTGGAACAGGAAGTGAGAAACTTAAGCGGAGGAAACCAGCAAAAGGTGATTATTGGTAAATGGCTTCTTACAAAACCCAAGGTGCTTATTCTTGATGAACCAACGAGGGGGATTGATGTGGGAGCGAAGTTTGAGATCTATAATCTCATGAATACTCTCATAGAAGAAGGTGTTTGTGTGATCATGATTAGTTCTGAACTTCCTGAGCTTCTTGGTATGAGTGATAGGATTCTGGTCATCCATGAAGGCAGAATAACCGGAGAACTGGATGCCAAGGAGGCAACACAGGAGTCGGTGATGTATTATGCTACCGGTGGCACGGGTAATGCCCCTGTGGCGTGTTGA